In a single window of the Nicotiana tomentosiformis chromosome 10, ASM39032v3, whole genome shotgun sequence genome:
- the LOC104087032 gene encoding uncharacterized protein, producing the protein MCILCQIQRWSRGVATMLPWMVIPLIGLWALSQLLPPAFRFEITSPRFACVMVLLFTLLWYEVLMPWLLAWRVRRIARLRERGRLLAIEIQKLRKIATRRCRNCLTPYRDQNPGGGKFMCSYCGHISKRPVLDLPVQPGLGLLNSGILKNLIGKGGKILNGKVWPDNRLMCRQDSVEDENWVKGSFVGKSSTWRNNGSGFFDREHCFAEKSYSRVFILASKALTDFFSSIMWLCRSIFRISSFRDGDASMNAEQRAMMDKRRENGGNFQESRWEKTRRKAEEKKQARLERELLEEEERQQREEVARLVEERRKLRVEHTEAEKEHSKMSLSDKVRDSKREAEKRRQEKRKERDRASSKSNSDTEELDKSAAKGSERSKCDVSDRRRQQKNRRETVKSHNAEVIHGSKGASKSNHNHGNVGTRYLDSIRGTLLSSSRAFTGGDHSVKSNNTFVPREHKSKTGIDHIQTHGSRRKLSQPDRVSGKLNANVDERSINQPVLIEPQPSTAPKKSWQQLFTRSTAVSHPTSNVISRPCVRPQAEVQTPTYPFQPPSTQSFDNPISFGLPSPFPLSTFAFGSTSNGTTLPLSSEPLIPLVGDGAGQLLPEESEIFEDPCYVPDPVSLLGPVSESLDNFQLDLGVVSNVGLDKPCPVKGVNVSSEVTRPSPIKSPISRLYVPEERHAESSLFARTPKAQNVRNVAPMNVSSNANDTGTWKMWNSFPLGQDGLSLIGTPANWLLNPELNRSNMEEIISPAPPKTMASLFKKDDQVLSVSHSPQTVYAGNCQNGTTLGAYLPSSAENGFQNSLFGESQFSLNPENAAQSYYESPNAPVTSYPFELSPPDFWAKRDRTLPGERVGNPQITRASIGGLYHTPDVQSLWSELKNERKKNSKGKTGRGFDFALLF; encoded by the exons ATGTGTATATTGTGTCAGATACAAAGGTGGTCTAGAGGGGTAGCTACCATGTTGCCATGGATGGTGATTCCACTGATTGGGTTATGGGCACTATCACAGCTATTGCCACCTGCATTTCGGTTTGAAATTACGTCGCCGAGGTTTGCTTGTGTAATGGTGCTTCTGTTTACACTTTTGTGGTATGAGGTTTTGATGCCTTGGTTGTTAGCTTGGCGGGTGAGAAGGATTGCTAGGCTTAGAGAGAGGGGGAGGCTCTTGGCTATTGAAATACAGAAGTTGAGGAAAATAGCAACGAGGAGGTGTAGGAATTGTTTGACTCCGTATAGGGATCAGAATCCCGGTGGTGGGAAGTTTATGTGTTCATATTGTGGGCATATATCGAAGAGACCTGTTCTTGACTTGCCTGTGCAGCCAGGATTGGGGCTTCTGAATTCTGGGATTTTGAAAAACTTAATTGGGAAAGGTGGAAAGATATTAAATGGGAAGGTTTGGCCTGACAATAGGTTGATGTGTAGACAGGATTCAGTAGAGGATGAGAATTGGGTCAAGGGTTCTTTTGTTGGGAAGTCAAGCACTTGGAGAAATAATGGCAGTGGATTTTTCGATAGGGAGCATTGTTTTGCAGAGAAGTCATATTCTCGTGTTTTTATTTTAGCCAGCAAAGCTTTGACGGATTTTTTCTCTAGTATCATGTGGCTCTGCAGGAGTATTTTTAGGATTAGTTCCTTCAGAGACGGTGATGCTTCAATGAATGCAGAGCAAAGAGCAATGATGGATAAGAGAAGGGAAAATGGGGGGAATTTTCAGGAGAGTAGATGGGAAAAAACTCGAAGAAAAGCAGAAGAGAAGAAGCAGGCTAGGTTAGAGAGGGAGCTATTGGAGGAGGAGGAGCGACAACAAAGAGAGGAAGTTGCTAGATTGGTGGAAGAGCGCAGGAAATTGCGGGTGGAACATACAGAGGCCGAGAAAGAACATAGTAAAATGTCACTCTCTGATAAGGTACGAGACAGTAAAAGAGAAGCAGAAAAGAGGCGTCAAGAGAAGAGGAAAGAAAGGGACAGGGCATCTAGCAAAAGCAACTCAGATACAGAAGAGCTGGATAAAAGTGCAGCCAAGGGAAGTGAGCGAAGCAAGTGTGATGTGAGTGATAGAAGGCGGCAGCAAAAAAATAGGCGAGAAACTGTTAAGTCACATAATGCAGAAGTTATTCATGGTTCTAAGGGTGCTTCGAAAAGCAATCACAACCATGGGAATGTTGGAACTCGGTACTTGGATAGTATTAGGGGTACCCTTTTATCGTCTTCTAGAGCATTTACTGGAGGTGATCATTCTGTAAAGAGTAATAATACTTTTGTTCCAAGAGAACACAAATCTAAGACTGGCATAGACCATATTCAAACCCATGGCTCGAGAAGGAAACTATCTCAGCCAGATAGGGTATCTGGAAAACTGAATGCAAATGTGGACGAAAGGAGCATCAACCAGCCT GTGCTTATTGAACCTCAACCATCTACAGCTCCTAAAAAATCATGGCAACAATTATTCACACGTTCAACTGCTGTTTCTCATCCAACTTCAAATGTGATAAGCAGACCATGTGTTAGGCCACAAGCAGAAGTTCAAACACCAACTTACCCCTTTCAACCTCCATCTACACAATCCTTTGACAACCCCATTAGCTTTGGACTCCCGTCACCTTTTCCTTTATCTACTTTTGCTTTTGGATCCACAAGTAATGGTACAACTCTTCCATTATCATCAGAACCATTGATTCCTCTAGTTGGAGATGGTGCAGGTCAGTTATTGCCAGAGGAGTCAGAGATTTTTGAAGATCCTTGTTATGTTCCAGACCCAGTTTCATTGCTTGGACCCGTTTCTGAGTCACTCGATAACTTTCAGCTTGACCTTGGGGTTGTGTCAAATGTAGGATTGGACAAACCATGTCCTGTAAAGGGTGTCAATGTCTCTTCTGAAGTAACCAGACCATCACCGATTAAGTCTCCAATATCAAGATTGTATGTTCCAGAGGAGAGGCATGCTGAGTCTTCTCTTTTCGCCCGCACTCCTAAGGCTCAGAATGTACGCAATGTGGCACCAATGAATGTTTCAAGTAATGCAAATGATACGGGAACATGGAAGATGTGGAATAGCTTTCCACTTGGCCAAGATGGTCTTAGTTTAATTGGTACTCCAGCCAACTGGCTTTTAAATCCAGAACTTAACAGATCAAACATGGAAGAGATAATCTCTCCTGCACCTCCGAAGACCATGGCTTCACTGTTTAAAAAGGATGATCAAGTCCTTTCTGTCTCTCATTCTCCACAAACAGTTTATGCAGGAAATTGCCAGAATGGCACGACACTTGGTGCTTATTTGCCTAGTAGTGCTGAAAACGGGTTCCAAAACTCACTCTTTGGTGAAAGTCAATTCTCTCTCAATCCTGAGAATGCTGCTCAGAGTTATTATGAGAGTCCTAATGCTCCCGTGACAAGCTATCCATTTGAGTTGTCTCCACCTGATTTTTGGGCCAA GAGGGATCGGACTCTGCCAGGAGAACGTGTAGGCAACCCACAGATAACAAGGGCCTCAATTGGTGGCTTATACCACACACCAGATGTACAGTCTCTTTGGTCAGAgttaaaaaatgaaagaaaaaaaaatagcaaAGGAAAAACGGGGAGAGGATTTGATTTCGCCCTCCTGTTTTGA